The Notoacmeibacter ruber DNA segment GAATAACCAGAAGCGGCAGCGGCTTCCGGCCGGGAAATATCTTCTTCGCCCGTAGACTCAGTCAGGTGCGAATCGACATCGGCCCCGTCATGGACGGGTGCCACGGAAACGCTCTCCGATGTATCGGCGGTCACTTCGTCGAGAGGGCTCGTCGGCTCATCTGCTCGCGGCGCTTCGGCCTCATAAGGGTCCGGCCGCAGCTCCGGCGCCTCGTCAGCCAAGTGCGGGTCTGCTGGAGGAGCGCTGTAATCGTCATGTGCCTGCCGGTCGTCGCGCACGGTTTCGGTAAAGACCGCATCCTCTACCGGCGGCTCGTGTGACGTCGCCATTTCTCTCGTTACGGGAGCGACGGGCGGCGATTCGACATATTCTTCTCGAGGAGGATCGCGATCAGCGGCCGGTTCGGGATCTGGCGGCAACGCCGGATCCTCATAGGACTCATCGGATGCGCCGAGAACATCACCGAGTTCATCCTGAAACCGGTAATCATCTTCGACGGCACGGATCGCACGCTCGACCACCGCCATGTTGCGGTCGATGGTTGCCTCATCGGCATCGGGCTTTGCGGCCAGAAGCTTAGCGCGGATTTGTGCGCGGGCCTTGTCATAGACTTTGGCACGAATGGACGAATCGTGACGTGGAAGACCGTCAATCGTCTTTTTGAGAACCGCCGCGATATCCGCCATTCGTCTGCTGCCTTCTGCCTCCGCTAATTACCTGCCTTCCGCCTCAGAGGATCAGGCGGGACAGCCGAAACGTAGAGATTTTCAATAATCTTTCAAATCGTGCCCAGACAGCCCCGTCAACACTATCTCAATCCTGGAAGGGATCAGTGACCAAAATCGTGTCGTCTCGCTCCGGTGACGTGGAGAGCAACGCGACCGGCGCCCCGATCAATTCTTCGATCCGGCGCACATATTTGATGGCCTGCGCCGGAAGGTCGGCCCAGCGCCGCGCGCCCACCGTTGAATCGCTCCACCCCTCGAACGTCTCGTAGATCGGCTCCACCCGGCTCTGCAGGTGAGCGCTCGCGGGCAGGTAGTCGATCTCCTCGCCATCGAGCCGATAGCCAGTGCAGATCGCGATCTCGTCCATGCCGTCCAGAACATCGAGCTTGGTGAGCGCGATTCCCGATATACCATTGATGGCGACACTCTGGCGCACCAGGACGGCGTCGAACCAGCCACAGCGACGCTGACGGCCGGTGACCGTTCCGAACTCATGGCCGCGTTCGCCGAGTGTCTGGCCGACCTCGTTTTGCTGCTCGGTCGGGAAGGGCCCTTCGCCCACGCGCGTCGTATAGGCCTTGGTGATGCCGAGAACGTAATCGATCGCGTTGGGACCAAGGCCCGAACCCGCAGCGGCCTGGCCGGCCACGACATTGGACGAAGTCACGAACGGATATGTGCCGTGATCAACATCCAGCAGACTGCCCTGAGCCCCTTCAAAGAGAATGCGCTCTCCGGCGCGGCGCTTCTCATCCAGCACGCTCCATACCCGATCGATGAAGGGCGCGATCTTGGGCGTCACCCCGGCCAGTTCATCAAGCAGCGTCTGAGGCTCGATTTCGGCAACGCCGAGGCCGCGCCGCAGCGGATTGTGGTGAGCCAGAACACGCTCGACCTTGTCTGGAAGCACATCGGGGTTCAGCAGGTCGAGAGCCTTGATGGACCGACGTCCGACCTTGTCCTCATAAGCAGGACCGATCCCGCGGCCCGTCGTTCCGATCCGCGATCCCTTGGAGGCACGCTCCTCGCGCAACCGGTCCAGTTCGCCATGGAGAGACAAGATGAGAGGCACATTCTCCGCAATCTTGAGGATGTCGGGGGTGATCGAGACGCCCTGCTCTTTCAACCGCTCCAGTTCGGCGACAAAAGCCCTGGGATCGAAGACGACGCCATTGCCGATAACAGAAAGCTTGCCGCGCACCACACCCGAGGGCAATAGCGAGAGCTTGTAGGACGTGCCGTCGATGACAAGTGTATGGCCGGCATTGTGTCCGCCCTGAAAGCGAACGACCACATTGGCTCGGTCGGAGAGCCAGTCGACAATCTTGCCCTTGCCCTCATCGCCCCATTGGGACCCTACCACCACCACATTGGCCATTTTCTGCTCCGGCTAACGGTTGAGACTTCTGACGGCCCGTCGAACGCCCCGGACGACGATCGGACTGTCGGCAAACGCGCGCCTTATAGCGGGTGAATGCGCACTTGCCGACTACCCAGCCGACAAATTTCCACGGGCCGGGCAAAGAACGGACTGTTTCGGGGACATATATGAGCTTGCATCGGCGTAGCGGCGCGAAGTAGGCCAACCTATGCGTTCATCCGGCACAACCACCGCATCCGCCAATACAGCGATCACCGCCTATGCGATCCTGACCCTGACAACGCTGTTCTGGGGCGCCAATGCGGTCGCTGGGCGCATGGCGAGCGGCCATATTTCGCCCGGTATGCTGACAATGCTGCGATGGCTCGTCGCTCTTGTGGTCCTGCTGATGATCAGTTGGCCCCGTCTGCGAATGGACTGGCCGAAACTGCGCCGCGCCCTGCCCCACCTCATGCTTCTTGGTGCGCTCGGCTTCGCGCTGTTCAATATACTGCTCTATTCGGCCCTCAATTTCACGACCGCCATCAATGCCGCCATCGCGCAAAGCGGCATGCCGGTCGCCATCTTTATCCTGAACTTTCTGTTCTTTCGCCTCAAACCGGGCTTTCTCCAGATCGTCGGACTGCTTCTGGGCCTTTGCGGTGTCGCGATGGTCGCGGCGCAGGGCGACCTCGCCAATCTGGCAGCATTGAAGATCAATCGCGGCGATGCTCTGCTTCTGCTCGCTGTGGTGGTTTATGCCTCCTATACGGTCGCCCTGCGCTCCAAACCCGCTGCGCTCCATTGGCAGTCGACAATGACGGGCATGTCGGCCGGCGCGCTCATCGCCTCCATACCCTATGCCATCTGGGAAGCTTACAGCGGCAGCCTCATCATGCCCGATGCGACCGGATGGGGCGTCGTTCTGTTCGCCGCGATCTTTCCCTCCATCTTCAGCCAGAGCCTATTCATCAAGGGCAATGAACTGATTGGCGGGAATCGGGCCGGCCTTTTCATCAATCTGGTGCCGATCTGGG contains these protein-coding regions:
- a CDS encoding adenylosuccinate synthase, whose product is MANVVVVGSQWGDEGKGKIVDWLSDRANVVVRFQGGHNAGHTLVIDGTSYKLSLLPSGVVRGKLSVIGNGVVFDPRAFVAELERLKEQGVSITPDILKIAENVPLILSLHGELDRLREERASKGSRIGTTGRGIGPAYEDKVGRRSIKALDLLNPDVLPDKVERVLAHHNPLRRGLGVAEIEPQTLLDELAGVTPKIAPFIDRVWSVLDEKRRAGERILFEGAQGSLLDVDHGTYPFVTSSNVVAGQAAAGSGLGPNAIDYVLGITKAYTTRVGEGPFPTEQQNEVGQTLGERGHEFGTVTGRQRRCGWFDAVLVRQSVAINGISGIALTKLDVLDGMDEIAICTGYRLDGEEIDYLPASAHLQSRVEPIYETFEGWSDSTVGARRWADLPAQAIKYVRRIEELIGAPVALLSTSPERDDTILVTDPFQD
- a CDS encoding DMT family transporter translates to MRSSGTTTASANTAITAYAILTLTTLFWGANAVAGRMASGHISPGMLTMLRWLVALVVLLMISWPRLRMDWPKLRRALPHLMLLGALGFALFNILLYSALNFTTAINAAIAQSGMPVAIFILNFLFFRLKPGFLQIVGLLLGLCGVAMVAAQGDLANLAALKINRGDALLLLAVVVYASYTVALRSKPAALHWQSTMTGMSAGALIASIPYAIWEAYSGSLIMPDATGWGVVLFAAIFPSIFSQSLFIKGNELIGGNRAGLFINLVPIWGTLLAVVVLGETFELWQAVSLGLIFSGIALAEKFKPKV